The following is a genomic window from Sulfitobacter pontiacus.
GGGCAGTATTTTAACGCTGATAGATCAGGATATTTCATGACCAAGCCGTTGCCCAAAGTCACGCCGAACACATGGGAATTTCTGCGCGACCCCATGATCGCCCCCACCGGTTTTCGCGAATATGACGCGCGCTGGCAGTACCCCGAGGCGATCAACCTGCCCGGCATCACAGCACTTGGCCTTGGTCTGGGCACGCAGATGCAACAGCGCGGGATCGAGCCCGTTATCGCTGTGGGCAATGATTACCGCGACTATTCCCTATCGATTAAAAATGCGCTGATTTTGGGCCTGATGCAGGCGGGTATTCACGTCAAGGATATCGGCCCCTGCCTGTCGCCCATGGCCTATTTCGCGCAATTCCATCTGGATGCGCCCGCGGTGGCGATGGTCACCGCCTCGCATAACCCCAATGGCTGGACCGGCGTGAAGATGGGCTTTGAACGCCCGCTGACACACGGCCCCGACGAGATGGCCGAACTGCGCGATATCGTTCTGGAAGGGCGTGGCGAACAGCGCGAAGGCGGCAAGTATGAATTCGTCGACGGTGTGCGCGAAGCCTATCTGGATGATCTGGTGGGTGACTTCAAAATGACCCGTAAGCTCAAGGTCGTCTGCGCCACGGGGAACGGGACGGCCGCCGCCTTTGCGCCCGAACTGTTCCGCCGTCTGGGGGTCGAGGTGGTCGATAGCCACAACACGCTGGATTACACGTTCCCGCATTACAACCCGAACCCCGAAGCGATGGAAATGCTGCATGATATGTCCGACAGCGTAAAAGCCTCGGGCGCGGATTTCGCGCTTGGGTTTGACGGCGACGGCGACCGCTGCGGCGTGGTGGATGACGAGGGCGAAGAGATTTTCGCCGACAAGATGGGCGTCATCATGGCGCGCGATCTGTCCGCGATTTACCCCAACAGCACCTTTGTCGCCGATGTGAAATCGAGCGGGCTTTATGCCTCTGACCCTGTTTTGCAGGCCAATGGCGTTACGGCGGACTATTGGAAAACCGGCCACAGCCACATGAAACGGCGGGTCAAACAGTTGGGCGCGCTGGCGGGGTTCGAGAAGTCGGGCCACTACTTCCTGGCTGAACCCATCGGGCGTGGCTATGACTGCGGCATGCGCGTTGCGGTCGAAGTCTGCAAACTGATGGACCGTAACCCCGACATGAAGATGTCGGACCTGCGCCGCGCCCTGCCCCACACATATTCCACCCCCACCATGTCGCCCTATGCGTCGGACGAGGACAAATACGATATCCTCGACCGGATCGTCGCCAAGTTGAAAGACGTGACCGAGTTGGGCGGCCGCCCCGTGAAAGAGGTCGTGGCCGTGAATGGCGCGCGGGTGATCCTGGACAACGGCAGCTGGGGGCTGGTGCGCGCCTCTTCGAACACGCCGAACCTTGTGGTGGTCTGCGAAAGCTCTGAATCCGAGGAAGAATTGCGCGCGATCTTTGCCGATCTGGACGCGGTGATCCGGACAGAGCCGGAGGTTGGCGACTACGATCAAACCTTCTGATTGCATCAAGACTCGCCAGAATCCTCTAAGTTGAGTAAATGTTGATGTGTCTGCCCCCTCGGGCAGGCACATTTTTCGTTTAGGGGCCCTGATGGTAAAACGCGCGCTGATCACCGGTATCACCGGTCAAGACGGGTCCTATCTGGCGGAGTTTTTGCTGGACAAAGGATACGAGGTGCACGGGATCAAGCGGCGGTCGTCATCTCTTAATACGCAGCGGATTGATCATATTTATCAAGACCCTCACGAGGATGATCCCGATCTGATCCTGCATTATGGCGATCTCACCGACAGTTCGAACCTGACGCGGATCATGCGCGAGGTGCAGCCGGACGAGGTCTATAACCTTGGCGCGCAAAGCCATGTCGCGGTCAGTTTCGAGACGCCCGAATATACGACAGAGGTGAACGCCAACGGGGCTCTGCGGTTGCTAGAGGCGATCCGGTTTCTGGGGTTGGAAAAAAAGACCCGCTTTTACCAAGCATCAACTTCTGAGCTGTATGGCTTGGTGCAAGAGACACCACAGACGGAGGAAACACCCTTTCACCCGCGCAGCCCCTATGCGGTTGCCAAGATGTACGCCTATTGGATCACGGTTAATTATCGCGAGGCCTATGGGATCTATGCCTGCAACGGCATCCTTTTTAACCACGAAAGCGCCCGCCGTGGCGAAACCTTTGTCACGCGCAAGATCACGCGCGGCTTGGCCAATATCGCGCAGGGGTTGGAGGGGTGTCTTTATATGGGCAACCTCGACGCGCTGCGCGATTGGGGACACGCCAAGGATTATGTGCGCATGCAGTGGATGATGCTGCAGCAGGACGTGGCAGAGGATTTCGTGATCGCCACCGGCGTGCAGTATTCCGTGCGCCAGTTCATCACATGGTCGGCGGCAGAGCTTGGGATCAGCCTGCGGTTTGAAGGCACGGGCGTGGATGAATATGCTGTTGTCGATAGCGTTATTGGGGAGGATGCCCCCGCGGTCAGCCCCGGCGATGTGGTGATGCGTATTGATCCGCAGTATTTCCGCCCCGCCGAGGTGGAGACGTTGCTGGGATCGCCCGCCAAGGCGAAGAAGAAACTCGGGTGGGAGCCGCAAATCACCGCGCAAGAGATGTGTGCAGAGATGGTGGCGAATGACCTCAAGATCGCACGGCGGCATGCGTTGTTGAAAGAGCACGGGCTGGATCTGCCGATCCCGCTCGAGAACGGGTAGGCCCATGCGGAAATTCTATATCGCAGGGCATCGCGGCATGGTCGGCGGGGCGATCTTGCGGCAGTTGCAGGCGCGACAGGATGCTGGGGAGGCGTTGGAACTGGTGACGCGGACCCGTGCAGAACTGGACCTGACCGATCAAGCGGCGGTGCGCGAATTTATGGCGACGGAGCGTCCGGATGTGGTGATCCTCGCCGCGGCCAAGGTTGGCGGGATCATGGCGAACAACACATATCCCGCTGAGTTTATTTACGAAAACCTGATGATCGAATGTAATGTGATCCATCAGGCGTTCGCGGCGGGGGTTCAACAGCTGCTGCAACTGGGCAGCTCTTGCATCTATCCGCGTGACGCGGCGCAGCCGATGGCCGAAAATGCCCTGCTGACCGGCCCGCTTGAGCCCACGAACGAGCCCTACGCCATCGCCAAGATCGCCGGCATTAAACTTTGCGAAAGTTATAACCGGCAATATGGCGTGGATTATCGCAGTGTGATGCCAACGAATCTTTATGGGCCGGGGGATAATTTTCATCCGCAGAACAGCCATGTTTTGCCTGCCCTGATCCGCCGTTTCCATGAGGCCGCCCGAGACGGGGCGGCGGAGGTGGTGATTTGGGGCAGCGGCAAACCGATGCGGGAATTCCTGCATGTGGACGATATGGCGGAAGCGTCGCTGTTTGTGCTCGACCTGCCGCGTGATGTTTACGCTGCGCAGACGCACCCGATGCAAAGCCATATCAACGTGGGCACGGGCCGCGACATCAGCATCGCGGCGCTGGCGCAGATGGTGGCGGAGGTGACGGGGTTCAAAGGGCGGCTGGTGTTCGATACGTCGAAGCTAGACGGGACGATGCGCAAGCTGATGGATGTCTCGCGTTTGGCGGATATGGGGTGGCGCGCGCGGATCGATCTGAAAGACGGGCTGCGGGAGACGTATGATTGGTTTTTGCGACAGGATCACCTGCGCACCTAAATCTAAAGCATTTGATTAATCTCTCGTTAGAATTTTTCAGATTAACTGCTTCTCATGATGCACGCTATTCTCCTTTGCGGCGGGTCGGGCACACGTCTTTGGCCCCTGTCGCGCAAATGCTACCCCAAACAGTTTGCCAAGCTGATGGGGGATGAAAGCCTGTTCCAGATCTCGGCAAAACGTCTGAGCGGCCCCGGATTCGCCCCTCCGATTGTGGTGACCGGCGATCCGTTCCGGTTTATCGTGACCGAACAACTGGCGCAGGTTGAACGGGCGGCGCAGGCGATCCTGATCGAACCCGAGGGGCGCAATACCGCCCCTGCGATCCTTGCCGCGGCGCTGTATATCGCGCGCACTGACGCGCAAGCGCTGATGCTGGTCGCGCCGTCGGACCATGTGATTCCTGACTGCGATGCTTTTGCCCAGACGGTGCAGGCCGCGGTGCCGCGCGCGCAGGCGGGTGATCTGGTTACCTTTGGCGTCACGCCGACACGGGCCGAAACGGGCTATGGCTATCTTGAGTTGGCCGAGGGGGCGGACGCGCGCGCCAAAACCCCGCAACCCCTTGCGCGCTTTGTCGAAAAACCGGATCGCGCACAGGCGCAGGGGATGCTGCAGGCGGGGAATTTTCTGTGGAATGCTGGGATCTTCCTGTTCACCGCGCAGACGATTATTGACGCCTATCAGACCCACGCGCTCGAGATGCTTGGCGCGGTGCGCGCATCGCTTGACGGGGCGACCTCTGATCTGGGGTTGACCCGTCTCGCGCCCGAGGCTTGGGGCCAAGCCGATGATATCTCTATCGATTATGCGATCATGGAGAAGGCGGATAACCTCGCGGTGATGCCATTTGCCGCCGGCTGGTCCGATCTGGGCGGTTGGGATGCGGTCTGGCTGGAAAGCGGGCCTGACGCGGCGGGAAATGTCTGTTCAGACAATGCCACGGCGATTGATTGTGCGGGCACGCTGCTGCGATCGGAAACCGACGGGTTGCAACTGGTCGGCATCGGGCTGGACAACATCATCGCCGTCGCCATGGGCGATGCGGTACTGGTGGCGGATAAATCGCAAGCGCAGCGGGTGAAGGAAGCGGTTGATGCGCTCAAAAGGCGGGATGCCAGCCAAGCGGTGCAGCTGCCGCGCGATTACCGGCCGTGGGGGTGGTACGAAAGCCTTGTGATCGGCGGGCGGTTTCAGGTGAAACGCATCGTGGTGAACCCCGGCGCAGCCCTGAGCCTGCAAAGCCATCACCACCGGTCGGAACATTGGATCGTGGTCGAAGGCACCGCGAAAGTGACCGTGGACGATACCGTCAAATTAATCAGCGAGAACCAGTCCGTCTACATCCCGCTCGGGTCTGTGCACCGGATGGAGAACCCGGGGAAACTGCCCATGGTGCTGATCGAGGTGCAGACCGGCAGCTATTTTGGCGAGGATGATATTATCCGCTACGAAGATATCTATGCGCGGGGGTAAGGCTTCGTCTGCCTTGGCAACGAAAAAAGCGCCCCCCTTTAGGGGCGCTTTCGCTGTTCCAGGCTTTGCGTCGGATCAGCTGCGCGACAGGACGCTGGCAGGGCGCGCTTTGGCCAGACCGCTGGTGATAAAGCCTGCAAGCACTGCTTTGATCAGGTCTCCGGGGATGAACACGGTCACCAGCGCGGCGGATTCCAGCAGCGATTTATCCAGCGCAATCGACAGGCCGATGATCCCGAAGATATAAAGCACGACGATCCCGCCGATGACCGAAGCAACCGCCGCAACGATGATCAGCGAGGGCCCGTACCATTTTTCGACGATCAGGCCGGTGACAAAAGCCGCCACGGGGAAGCCGATCAGGAAGCCGGAGGACGGCAGCATGAAGGCACCCAGCCCACCGTTGCCACCGGCCAGAAGCGGCAGCCCCAAAGCGACCAGCAGCAAGAAGAGCAGCACGGCCAGCGCGCCGCGTTTGGCCCCCAGCACGGTCCCGCAAAGCATGATGCCCAAGCTTTGCGCCGTGATCGGCACGCCAAAGCCAAGCGAGAATTTCGGGATCAACGCAAGTGCTGCAATCAGGGCAGCGAACAGCGCAACGAGGGTCAGGTTACGTTCCATAACAAAGGGTCCTTTGCGTAAATTTGACGGCATGTATCCCCGCGATCACAAAATTAAGCAAGCGTCGTGATCGTGACCAAAGGTCAGCGCGGGTGTTATGCAACCGGTGCGGCACAGGCCAGCAGGGCGGACACGTCCAGATGGGTTTCCATATGGTCGGCCAGCGCGTCGAGCGTATCTTCCACGGTCTGACTGTAGGAGGTCGGCCCTGCCCCCAGCCCCAGTTGCGCCAACCAGGCACTGCGGAAACTATCGTTGGTAAAGAGCCCGTGCAGATAGGTGCCGGTGATCTTGCCATCGCGCGACCCTGCCCCGTCGGGGATGCCGTTGATATGCGCAAAGGGCGTGGCGCAATCGGCCCCCACCGTCTGTCCGATGTGGATTTCATAGCCGTCGATCTGCGTGCCCGTGGCGGCATGGTCGGCGGTGACGCGGGTCAGGGTCTTGTCCGGGGCCATGCGGGTTTCAACATCCAGCAGGCCCAGCCCCTCTTCGCGGCCCGCAGGTCCCTCGAAGCCCTGCGGATCCTCGATAAACCGGCCCAGCATCTGGTAGCCGCCGCAAATTCCCAGCACCGCGCCGCCGCGCCGCACATGGGCATAAAGGTCGATGTCCCAGCCTTGGGCGCGCAGGAAAGCCAGATCGCCGCGGGTGGATTTCGTGCCCGGCAGGATCACCAGATCGGCGTCCGCGGGCAGCGGCGTGCCGGGGGGGACCATGGTCAGCCGCACCGAAGCCTCCGCCGCCAGCGGGTCGAGGTCGTCGAAGTTCGAGATGCGCGAGAGCATGGGGCAGACGATGTGGAACCCCCCGTCGGAGGGCGCGCGCGACAGGTCTACCGCGTCTTCGGCGGGCAGCAGATGCGCGTTGGCGAACCACGGCAATGTGCCGAACCCCGTCCAGCCGGTGCGGCGTTCAATCTCGCGGTAGCCGTCGTCAAAAAGGCTGACATCGCCGCGGAACTTGTTGACCAGAAAGCCGGTGATCATTGCCGCGTCCTTTGGGTCCATCACCACTTGGGTGCCGACGATCTGGGCGATGACGCCGCCACGGTTGATATCTCCGGCCAAGACAACGGGGACACCTGCGGCGCGGGCAAAGCCCATATTGGCAAGGTCGTTCTGGCGCAGGTTCGTTTCAGCCGGGCTGCCCGCCCCTTCAACGATGATCAGATCGGCGCTTTGCCCGAGGATACCGAAGCTTTCGAGCACGGGGGCCATCAACCCTGCGCGGGCCTTGCTGAAGTCACGCGCTTGCAGGGTGCTGTGGCGCTGCCCTTGCACGATCACCTGCGACCCGCTGTCGGTTTCGGGTTTCAGCAGGATGGGGTTCATATGCACCGACAGGGGCCGTCTGCAGGCGATCGCTTGCAGGGCCTGTGCGCGGCCGATCTCTCCGCCGTCCTCGGTGACGGCGGCGTTGTTCGACATGTTCTGCGGCTTGAACGGCGCGACGGAAAGCCCCCGACGCGTGGCCGCGCGGCACAGGCCCGCCACCAGCATGGATTTCCCCACATTCGATCCGGTGCCCTGGATCATGATGGCGCGGGTGGGCATGGCGGGACCTCGTGTTTTTTGTGCAGTCATTGGTGTCAGCCTGCGGTGATCCCGTCAAGCGTCCGCGCGTGCCCCCTGCGCATTGGTCGCCCGCGGGAAAATCCGCGCAAAGCGGGTTTGGCCCCTGCGTTATGACAGGCGCAGCTTGACAGAGGCGGGCAAATGACCAATGCAGGGCGTATGTTGGTTCCTGTCCCAGACAGGCGAAGAGGGAACGCGATACGCATTGATCCAGCCTTGGGTCAGCGCCAAGCGCAGCCGCCCCCGCGACCGTGACCGGAGAGAGCTTTCAACCACTGGCCCGCAGGCTGGGAAGGTGAAGGTTCGCAAGGCAAGCTGCCTTAGATCCGCAAGCCGGGAGACCTGCCAGCATAGTTTGTAACGGGCGAACGGGGTGTTTCGCGACTGGCCTAGAACGCTGTTCGCATGTCGTTCGCTGCTGGCGATCCCCCTTGGCCCATCGACGTATGAGGCAAGATATGACCACCACGGATCAACCGGTCACCGTCACCATCTGCACCACCTGTCGCGCAGGTCAGATCACCGCCGAGGACGCGCCGCGCCCCGGCCAACAGCTGTTTGACGCGCTGTCGGGGCATCTGCCCGACGGTGTGCAGCTGCGCGGAGCCGAATGTCTGTCGGCCTGTTCGCGGGGCTGTTCGATGGTCCTGTCGGGTGGGCCGTCGCGCTGGACTTATGTGTATGGCGATCTCGACACTGACGCGCATTTGTCCGATATCGTGAATGGCGTCTCTGCCTATGCCCAGACCTCTGATGGCGTGGTGCCCTGGCGCGAACGCCCCGTGGTCTTCCGCAAACAATCCATCGCCCGCATTCCCCCACAGGAGCCTACCGAATGACCAACCTTACCAAAATCCCCGTTACCGTGATCACCGGCTTTCTGGGCGCTGGCAAAACCACCTTTATCCGTCACCTGATGGAGAACGCGGGCTCCAAGCGTCTGGCCGTGCTGGTCAATGAATTCGGCACCGCCGGTGTGGATGGCGACATCCTGAAATCCTGCGCGATTGACAATTGCCCCGCCGAGAACATCGTCGAGCTGGCAAACGGCTGTATCTGCTGCACCGTGGCCGATGACTTTATCCCCACCATCGAAGCCCTGATGGCCCTGCCCGAAACGCCTGATCATATCCTGATCGAGACGTCGGGGCTGGCGCTGCCAAAGCCCTTGCTCAAGGCGTTTGACTGGCCAGCGATCCGGTCGCGCATCACCGTGGACGGCGTGATTACGCTTGCCGATGCCGAAGCCGTGGTCAGCGGGCAGTTCGCCCCCGATCTGGAGGCCGTGGCCGCGCAGCGCGATGCCGACGACAGTCTGGACCACGAAACGCCTTTGTCCGAGGTGTTTGAAGACCAAATCGCCTGCGCCGACATCGTGCTGCTGTCGAAGGCCGATCTGGCGGGCCCCGAGGGCGTCGAGGCTGCGCGCAAGGTGATCGAGGCGCATGCGCCGCGCAAGCTGCCGATCATTCCGATGACCGAAGGCGTGATCGACCCGCGCGTTGTGCTGGGTCTGGAAGCCGCCGCCGAAGATGACATCGACGCGCGCCCCAGCCACCACGACGGGCATGATGATCACGAACATGACGACTTTGAAAGCGTGGTGATCGACATGGGCGAGGTCGCCGATGTCGCCACCCTTGAGGCCGCCGTGTTGCGCTTGGCGCGCGAACAGAAAATCCTGCGCGTCAAAGGGTATATCGCCGTTCAGGACAAACCGATGCGTCTGCTTGTGCAGGCCGTGGGCGAGCGCGTGCGCAGCCAGTTCGACCGCCCTTGGGGGGACACGCCGCGCCGCAGCCAACTGGTTGTGATCGCAGAGCATGATCACGTGAACGAAGCCGCGATCCGCGCGGTGCTGGAGGGCTAAGCCGCCATGCATGTCGTCTTTCGCGAAAGCCACGGACTGGACCAAAGCGATCTGCCCCAAGACCTGGGGCAGACGCCGGCGGATCTGGTGGTGCTGTCCTTTTCGGACAGTGATCTGGGGGCTTTCGCGGCGGGCTGGCATCGTGCGGAAGGGGGCTTGCCGTCGTTGCGGCTGGCCAATCTGGTCGCGCTGAAACATCCGTTGTCGGTCGATACCTATGCCGAACAGACCCTTGCAGGGGCCAAGGCGGTATTGGTGCGGCTGATCGGGGGCGAAAGCTATTGGCCTTACGGGCTGGCGACCTTGCAGGATATGGCGCGCAAACAGCAGATCGCGCTGGCGGTGCTGCCTGCGGACGGCCAACCCGACCCGCGGCTCGACGCACTGTCGACGCTGCCGCATTCGACGTTAAGACGCTTGCAACATCTGTGCGATACGGGCGGGGCGGTGGCTGCGCAGGCGGCACTGGCGCAGCTGTCGCTGGCCGCAGGGCTTTACGCGGGGCCGGCCAAAGGGGCCAAGACCGTGCCCGAGGCGGGGTTCTACCGCCCCCACACCGGTGTGATCCCCGCGCCGGAACCATCTGACAAGCCGCGCGCCATTGTGACCTTCTACCGGTCCTATTTGACGGCTGCCGATACCGATCCTGTGGATGCGCTGATCACCGCACTCGACGCGCGCGGCTTTGACGCCGTGGGGCTCTTCGCGCCCAGCCTCAAGGGGGACACCGCGCCGTGGATCGCGCAGCAGATCGCCCGGCTTGATCCGGCGGTGATCGTGAACGCCACCGCTTTCTCCGCCCAGCGCGGGCCGGATGAACCCTCGGTCCTGGGCGCATCGGATTGCCCCGTGGTGCAGGTCGCCCTATCGACCGCGCGTCGGCGCGATTGGGCCGAATCAGAGCGCGGGCTGTCGCCCACCGATCTGGCGATGCATGTCGTCTTGCCCGAGGTGGATGGCCGTCTGTTCGGCGGTGTCGTCAGCTTTAAGCAGCCCGGCAAACGGGACGAGGCGCTGCAATACAGCCGTTTCGCCCATCGCGCCGACGCGAACCGCGTGGATTTTATCGCCGATCGCGTGCAGCGCTTGCACCAGCTAGGGGTGCAGGACAACGCGGCAAAGTCTGTGGGGGTGGTGCTGTCCACCTACCCCGGCAAAGGTTGGAACATGGCCCATGCGCTGGGGTTGGATGCGCTGGCTTCGTTGCGGGTGATGACAGCGCAACTGGCGGCACAGGGCTATGACGTGGATGCGGGGGACTTTGCCGATACGCAAACGGTTGCCAGCCGTCTTTGCACCGAAACGCTCCGCTGGCCGCTGGCCGCGTATGAGGCCGCGCTTGCAAAGCTGCCACAGGCGTTGCGCGATGACCTGACCGACAGCTGGGGCGCGCCGCAGGATGATCCGCTGTTTCACGACGGGGCGTTCTGTTTTCCGGCGCTGCGCAGTGGCAAGCTGCTGGTCGCCTTGCAACCCGAACGCGGGGCGCTGGCCGAACGGGATGATGACTATCACGACCTGAGCCGCACGCCGCGCCCGGGCTATGTCGCCTTCTATCTGTGGCTGCAACAGCAGGCGGATGCGATGGTGCATGTCGGGGCCCATGGCACGCTGGAATGGCTGCCGGGCAAATCCGTCGCCCTGTCTGACGCCTGCTGGCCCGAGGCGCTGATCGGCCCGATGCCGGTGATCTATCCCTTTATCGTCAATGACCCCGGCGAGGCCGCGCAGGCCAAACGCCGTATCGGGGCCGTGACCGTGGGCCATATGCCTCCCCCGTTGGTGACATCGAAACTGCCCGATGCATTCGGACGGTTGGAACGGCTGCTGGATGAATACTCGACCGCGGACGGGCTGGACCCTGCGCGGCGCGACCGGCTGATCGCCGATATCCGAGCCGAGGCGCAGGGCCGCGGGGTTGAACAGGACCTCGGCCTAGATGCCAACGCCAGCGCGGCAGAGGCGCTGACCCGCATCGACCGCTTCGTCTGCGACATCAAGGAAACGCAATATGGCGACGGGCTGCATGTCTTTGGCGCGGGCGATCATGGGACGAGCGAGGTCGACGGGCTGATCGCGGCGCTGTCTGCGCGGTTTGTGCCCCCCGGCCCGTCGGGGTCCCCCTATCGCGGGCGCAGCGATGTGCGGCCCACGGGGCGCAACCTGTTTACCACCGATCCACGGGCCGTGCCGTCGCGCGCGGCCTATACCCAAGGGGTGAAGCTGGCCGAAGAATTGTTGCGCAAGCATTTGCAGGATCACGGCGACTGGCCCAAGGGGTTGGTCATGGACATGTGGGGCTCTGCCACCATCCGCACGGCGGGCGAGGAGTTTGCCATGGCGCTGCATCTGGCGGGTCTGTCCCCCCGCTGGGATGACGGCAGCGACCGTGTGAGCGGGTTCGACATTCTGCCGCTTGCGTTGTTGAACCGTCCGCGCATTGACGTGACTCTGCGGGTGTCCGGCCTGTTCCGCGATATGTTCCCCGGTCTGGCGCAGCTGTTTGAGGCCGCAATTGCCAAGCTGGCAGAGCGTCCCGAAACGGCTGCTGATAACCCCTATCTGGTGCAGACCCCGCGTGTCTTTGGCCCGCGCCCGGGATCCTATGGCTTGGGGATCGGCACCGCGATGGACGATTATTCCGACGAGGCTCGCACAGCGGCGGGCGAGGCGTGGCTGGCTGCGTCGTCCTACGCGATCGACGCGCGCGGAGAGATCACCTATGCCCGCGACGCGCTTGAGACGCAGCTGACGCGGGCCGATAGTTTCGTGCACCTGCAAGACCTGCCCGAGACCGATCTGCTGATGGCAGAGGATTACGCCGCCCATGAAGCCGGCTTTGCCGCCGCGATGCAGCGTTTGGGCAAGGGCGGGGCTGCCGCGCTGTACCATCTGGATGCCACCCGCCCCGACCAGCCTCGTGCCCGCACCCTGACCGAGGAGCTCGCCCGTGTGGTGCGCGCTCGTGCCGCCAACCCCGATTGGGCCACTGGCATGATGGCGCATGGTTTCCGCGGTGCCGCCGAGATTGCCGCGACACTGGATCACCTTGCCGCCTTTGCGCATCTGGCAGGCGTCGTGCCGGACCATCTGTTCGACGCCATGTTCGATGCCACGCTGGGGCGCGATGATCTGGTCGACTTCATGCAGGACGCCAACCCGCAAGCACTTGCTGCGTTGCGCGCGCGGTTTGATGCGCTGCACCGGGCGGGGCTTTGGACGTCGCGCCGCAACTCTGTCCTTGCCGAATTGGGCACCCCCGCATGAGCGCGCCGCAGGTCTTTGGCTGGTGCCCCGGTGCGCTGCGGCCGATGATGTCGGGTGACGGCCTGGTGGTGCGGCTGCGTGTGCCGATGGGGCGGCTGAGCCCTGACCAGATCCGCCGCGTTGCCACGCTGGCGCGCACCCATGGCAACGGGATGATCGACCTGTCGGCCCGCGCGAACCTGCAACTGCGCGGGGTGACAACGGATAGCCATGCCGCATTGGTCGACGGGCTGCGCGAGATTGGCCTTGTCGATGCCGATCTGGCGGCAGAGGCGCGGCGCAATATCACCGTGACGCCGTTCTGGCAGGATGGGGACGACAGCCACCGCGTGGCGCAAGCCCTGGCCCATGCGCTCTCCAGCGAAGACGCACCCGACCTGCCCAGCAAGTTCGGCTTTGCGATCGATTGCGGAGCACGGCCTGTGCTGACGTGCACCTCTGCCGATATCCGGATCGAACGTAGCGCCGCTGGCTTGATCTGCCGGGCGGACGGGGCAGAGGTGGGGCAGTCGGTGTGCGTCGAGACCGCCGCAGAGGCAGCACTGACGCTGGCCCGCTGGTTTCTGGACACCGGTGGCGTGACCGACGGACGGGGCCGCATGGCGGCGCATATCGCGACGCGGGGGGCTCAGCCGGGTGCGGATACCGCCCCCCTGCCCGCTGCGCCCGTCCCTGAGCCCGGTATGACCCCGCAAGGCACGCTTCTCGGGTTTGCCTTTGGCCAGACCACGGCGGAAAGCTTTGCGCAGCTGGCGGAGCTTGGTGCGCTGCGGCTGACCCCTTGGCGCATGGTGTTGATGGAAGAGGTCACCCCATCAGCTCCGCTGCCCGA
Proteins encoded in this region:
- a CDS encoding DUF1636 domain-containing protein codes for the protein MTTTDQPVTVTICTTCRAGQITAEDAPRPGQQLFDALSGHLPDGVQLRGAECLSACSRGCSMVLSGGPSRWTYVYGDLDTDAHLSDIVNGVSAYAQTSDGVVPWRERPVVFRKQSIARIPPQEPTE
- the cobW gene encoding cobalamin biosynthesis protein CobW → MTNLTKIPVTVITGFLGAGKTTFIRHLMENAGSKRLAVLVNEFGTAGVDGDILKSCAIDNCPAENIVELANGCICCTVADDFIPTIEALMALPETPDHILIETSGLALPKPLLKAFDWPAIRSRITVDGVITLADAEAVVSGQFAPDLEAVAAQRDADDSLDHETPLSEVFEDQIACADIVLLSKADLAGPEGVEAARKVIEAHAPRKLPIIPMTEGVIDPRVVLGLEAAAEDDIDARPSHHDGHDDHEHDDFESVVIDMGEVADVATLEAAVLRLAREQKILRVKGYIAVQDKPMRLLVQAVGERVRSQFDRPWGDTPRRSQLVVIAEHDHVNEAAIRAVLEG
- the cobN gene encoding cobaltochelatase subunit CobN → MHVVFRESHGLDQSDLPQDLGQTPADLVVLSFSDSDLGAFAAGWHRAEGGLPSLRLANLVALKHPLSVDTYAEQTLAGAKAVLVRLIGGESYWPYGLATLQDMARKQQIALAVLPADGQPDPRLDALSTLPHSTLRRLQHLCDTGGAVAAQAALAQLSLAAGLYAGPAKGAKTVPEAGFYRPHTGVIPAPEPSDKPRAIVTFYRSYLTAADTDPVDALITALDARGFDAVGLFAPSLKGDTAPWIAQQIARLDPAVIVNATAFSAQRGPDEPSVLGASDCPVVQVALSTARRRDWAESERGLSPTDLAMHVVLPEVDGRLFGGVVSFKQPGKRDEALQYSRFAHRADANRVDFIADRVQRLHQLGVQDNAAKSVGVVLSTYPGKGWNMAHALGLDALASLRVMTAQLAAQGYDVDAGDFADTQTVASRLCTETLRWPLAAYEAALAKLPQALRDDLTDSWGAPQDDPLFHDGAFCFPALRSGKLLVALQPERGALAERDDDYHDLSRTPRPGYVAFYLWLQQQADAMVHVGAHGTLEWLPGKSVALSDACWPEALIGPMPVIYPFIVNDPGEAAQAKRRIGAVTVGHMPPPLVTSKLPDAFGRLERLLDEYSTADGLDPARRDRLIADIRAEAQGRGVEQDLGLDANASAAEALTRIDRFVCDIKETQYGDGLHVFGAGDHGTSEVDGLIAALSARFVPPGPSGSPYRGRSDVRPTGRNLFTTDPRAVPSRAAYTQGVKLAEELLRKHLQDHGDWPKGLVMDMWGSATIRTAGEEFAMALHLAGLSPRWDDGSDRVSGFDILPLALLNRPRIDVTLRVSGLFRDMFPGLAQLFEAAIAKLAERPETAADNPYLVQTPRVFGPRPGSYGLGIGTAMDDYSDEARTAAGEAWLAASSYAIDARGEITYARDALETQLTRADSFVHLQDLPETDLLMAEDYAAHEAGFAAAMQRLGKGGAAALYHLDATRPDQPRARTLTEELARVVRARAANPDWATGMMAHGFRGAAEIAATLDHLAAFAHLAGVVPDHLFDAMFDATLGRDDLVDFMQDANPQALAALRARFDALHRAGLWTSRRNSVLAELGTPA
- the cobG gene encoding precorrin-3B synthase; amino-acid sequence: MSAPQVFGWCPGALRPMMSGDGLVVRLRVPMGRLSPDQIRRVATLARTHGNGMIDLSARANLQLRGVTTDSHAALVDGLREIGLVDADLAAEARRNITVTPFWQDGDDSHRVAQALAHALSSEDAPDLPSKFGFAIDCGARPVLTCTSADIRIERSAAGLICRADGAEVGQSVCVETAAEAALTLARWFLDTGGVTDGRGRMAAHIATRGAQPGADTAPLPAAPVPEPGMTPQGTLLGFAFGQTTAESFAQLAELGALRLTPWRMVLMEEVTPSAPLPDFITDARDLRRRVQVCTGAPGCRQALSDTRDAARAIAAHLSPDSDDTIHISGCAKGCAHPAPAPVTLTASHDGHFTLIRHGRAGDPPQSAPLTVTQIQDRRL